The nucleotide window CACGACAAAGCCATTACACACGCCATTCACTCAAGCATCAGCGCTACTGAGAACTGAATAGCATCAGGCGGGAAATGTGTGCACATCTTCCCAGCAAGAAAACGGTTTGTATGGAAATGTAGAAGCTCTTGGGTTGCCATATTAGCTGTCAAATGACTTGAGAGGCTGACTAATAAAATTGATCTTGTTTATCGTACGTGGAGCCGCAAAACCTTAAGGCTGCTCCTTGTAGACCGGAGAATATGAGGTCTGGCACGGGCCATTTATCCCCTAAATACCCACAGGGTAGTAAACCAGCTGGgtgctgcgcacacacacacgctgcttgGTGCTGGAGGAATAGTGCCACCTAGTGGTAATCCTCCACTCACCGGAGCACAGTCCAAACCTCTTTCAGAGTAACGTGAGGACAGAGGTCTAAACAGTTTTGTGTCAGTACGAAAATAAGAGATTTGTCcatgattatatatatatatatacacacacgccaacCCAACATTCATTTGACTCAAGCAGTTGAACAAGCCAGTTCCCTGTCCACGTCTGCTAAAAACAGCACGCATGGCTGCGTGTGGGATTCTAAGGTGacgtattaacccttgtgttatcttcgggtcattctgacccatcagtcattgtgacccaccgtcgtattgcgacaaatttaccgcatagaaaaacaaagtgaagctttttcttttaaccgttgggctgtctcagaccccccacattgcgaaagttaaaagaaaataatttgtatttgtttttgaattgggtaaaattgggtaaacacaacgatggttcgttatgaacctttgggtcatgtgacccgaaggcagcacaagggttaaatgtctTATCCATTGTCGGCGTTAACAAAGATGGGGCTCCGTAATGAGGCGGAGCGGGGTGGTTGTCCTACCATGTCCTCCCCGTGGTTGGTGAGACTTGTGGAGGCCTCTTCTGTTCCGTCCTTCCCTTCCTCGCTGTGCTGTCCTCCTTccgtcttcacctcctcctctactttGCCCGGGCTGACTTTGGTCACAGGGGGCACTGTGTGGACAACCATACAATTAAGCCATGGCCTTCTTGTGAGCAACGGAGAAGATTCAACgacaaacccccccaaaaatgacAACCGCAACTACTACACGAATTCaatgtgtgcaggcaggcactCGATAACAATGATTATTTTATCCCGCTCCATACTTTTATACTAGCCTTGTGTTGCCttcggtcacatgacccaaaggttcataaggaaccatcgttgtgtttacccaatacaaaaacaaattaaaataattttcttttaaccttcgcaatgtggggggtctgagacagcccgacggttaaaagaaaatgcttcactttgtttttgtatgcggtaaagttgtcgcaatacgacggtgggtcacaatgactgatgggtcagaatgacctgaagataacaAGGGTTAACATCCTTGAAAACCGTGTCGGGATGACGTccgttttttttaaaccttgatGCAGCGCAAAGTAAAGAGTGTGACGGTGTCACCTTCCAGGTGGGCTGCGTAGATCCACAGGAAGGCGTTCTTGTTCATGCACGACTCACACACCATCTCCTGAAGCTCCACGCACTCTGGAACAGGGCGGCTCAGGTGCTGCAAGAACATCGTTGGACTATGAGAGGCAAGTTCTCAATAGATAGTCATTTGCAGATGGGTGTTCCTCTTTCATTGTAAAACGGGTTTACATAGAtggatatatatctatatagatGACTCTGAATGTCGATTTCAAGGAGACCGTTTTGCTGGGGTGCTTTGCTTCCTACCCTGCCATGGAGCCAGTCCTCACAGACGATGCACTGAATCATTTCATCTTCCACCTGTGACGTGAGGGAAATATGTTTGCTGTTGTGGTTTTGACGTGATTGTATCATAGATTGGAAGGTAAAAGTGTGTTCTCACTCGATGTGTATGGAAACAAGGTTGTGTATTCGAATATTCAACACATTCTTACATGGTCTTCAGGGTCTGGATATGGTCTGTTACAAGTGCAATACAGACCAAAGAAGTTATGGCTGTACTTGTTGTCAGTGTTCAATGGATCTTTCTCCTACAAAAAAGAGTTAGTCAAAGAAAAAAATGATGTTTTCATATTGTTCTTGTTGTCATTTAAAGGATGAATGAACACATTCCATGAAATTGTTTGGAACCTTACAGAGTACAGCTTGCACTCCGTCTGTCCAAATTTGCTGTTTCCACAGTCACAGCGGAAGTTTCTGTGAGAAGATAGGGCATGTCACATTTCACAAACAAAATGAAGCTTTTGCCGCACATCTTATGTTTTGTCGAGCACAATTCGCCGAGCGCAATCACTGGTCTTCAAAACCATGACAATGCGAGACAAACATCTTGTCCAAATCCAACTCCAAGCATTTATCCAAGCTCACCTTTTGGTGTACAGTTCGAATAGATCATGGCCCTCATGGCATTTGTAGGAGCAGGCCAGACAGACGCCTGCTGGTTCACCCCCCTTCGGTGTGCAGGTGTTACAGGCATATAGGGCCTGTCTTTTCACATGCCCCTGCCAAAACAAAATCAAGACAAACATGGTACATGTCATAGATTGATTTGTACAAGAGGCAGATAGTAGAAACCTGGCCTGCCTACACAAGTGGATTAGTTTGGATAAATTAAAGCAGAACCTTAAAATAGCACACAGGTCACCTATGAATTGAAAAACAAAAGGTACCGTATGTGATCGTATCCCATTTCTGGCCTGTGCCACGGCACTTGCTTTTAGAGGTAGACCTCATTTTTTGCAGCTTGTTATTCAAAAATATGTAATAACTAACCACTATCAAACAATCTATAGCAAAGctgtagcattgctaataaTACAGAGCACGACAATGCATGTAGGCCTGTGTCTTTCATAACGCCAACAGGATACCTCTGGATATGAACACTTTTCAGAATCACTGCCCCCCAAAACGGCTGATGCCTCGTTCTCCAACTCCTCGTCCTCTTCCAGAACATCTACTAAGGAAAGAGTCGCCTCGTCTCCCTCATTTGCCGCCATCCTAGATGAGAAAGGGAAAATGACTGCAAGTTCCTGTTCCAGGGCAAAAAAAAACGGCTACCCAGAATACCCAGGCTGGTAAGTGCCAACAATATCGCGGATTTTGCTTGCAAAGTTAAAAACAGTATGTCGACCAATTCCACCTAAAATAAATAACGTCTAGCCATGAGTGCTTTGTTGACAACTAGACACAATGTTGCTTCAAATGACAACATCCGCACGATTTCCGGAATGTGCGACGCGTTAAATTATTTAGCGGGAATTAATTTTAAAAAAAGGACCTTTGATTACCCTGGTTTGCTCAGTCTGAAAGATATTTTCAGATGCTTATAGGTTGAAAATTATGTTTACATTGCATCCCATTAGTCTATAATGTGTTGACATAAACTATATCAACAAAAAACGTTTCATCTGAAAAAGTGCTAAAGTATCCGATTGGACGTAAAAGGTAAAGGATGTGACGACTTGGAAAGTTGAAAGTTCATAGTTTGCAGCATAACAAATATGGAGCTACGGGGGGAGCTCAAATATAGAGacggaagaaagaaagaattatTAATAAAAACAGAAAATAGTTTACCCTCATTGATAGTGGGGATAAAGAAATTGAACGCCGAGGTATCGGTGCTTCTTACCGAGCTAGTTGTGCAAGAAAAACTTAACGGGGGCAGTGACGACCAGGGAGATTTTGAAGCTGATGATGGTGAGATTTAAATTATGCCATAGGCCCTTTTCTTTAGAGCTggtgtcaaagtaaaaaatcAAGATAGCTAGCAGTTTCCCAAATCCTATCCGTATGACTTTTCTTTATAAATTTGCTAGGTAGCTAGCGGGTTAGGGTGGCTCCCTTCTTTATCCATTCAAAAACAACTATTTACGTGCACTATCAAATGTAGCCTAATAATTGTTTGATTTGGTTATATAGCACCAACGCTAATGAGCAAAGCCTTGTTATGTCAGTCAATAGTTTCGCTGATAATCTCCTAAGAAATATATTGATGTGTATAACATGTATTTTATGTTGTAGATGGAGAGAATGACAGTGACGACGAGGAGGAAGACACAAAAATTGTGATCAAGGCTCCTGTGTCAGAACCTCCAGCAAAACGATCTAAAAGCCTGAGAACATAAGGGCTCAAGGGCCACAATGGCGCCTGGTCCACTACAACAAAACTGTGGGATTTATACTTTGTCATAACTCATGTATCAGGCAAATAATCTTCACCTCACAAAACGAGTGTAATTTAGGTTTATTTCTTGTTGACAGATCAGAAAGTTGTTCTAGTGTTTGCCTTCTTGTAAAAATGACTATGAATGACATTTTccaaaacattgtttttttcttctaatcccaggccttttttgtttttgtgtaacACCGTGCACTTACAAAAGAAATACAATCAGAAGCTCAAACATACTCTTTCGAGAAAACAAACATTAAGACAAGCCCTTTGTATTCTTACACCACTGATTTAAGAGATATTGGAAAAACTGAAAATGTACATGTAGCCATGAAGAGTTCCAATGGAAGCCTGTGTCTATGAGCAACCCTGTGCATTCAAATTATGGGATGGAGGTCTTTGGCAAAAAGAATTCCACAAAATGCATAAGGACCTGTCAGTTTATGTACTTCCATGAACAAGTCTACTTCAAATTATTTTTTTACGGGAAGATGAAAGGTTTCAGTCTTACCGAGGCAACTCATCTGTCAAATATTTATAATGGTTTGTGACCACACCTGGGGGGTTAAAGAAAAGTCAATTAGTCATTTCAACAGCTTTTCTTTAGAAGGTTGCATTTAGGTCTGAGGACTTAATAACTAAATGATACACAAATATTTACAGTGTTGTGCCCAGACCTCTCAAATAGAGAATATGTAGACAAACCTTTCAACATAGCCAATCCTGGGAATCCCAGCTAAGTTGTTTACATATTGAGGTAATGGTTTTGAACTAGCAAATACTGAAACCCTGATTGGCTTAAATGACCTTGTTTTATTTTAGTAGGTGCAATGTTACACTGCAACTACAACTCCAAATAGATGGCACCTGTTTAAATGGAGAAAATGGACAAGGGGTTTATTATGATTAAGAAAACATGCCACAATAAATTACCTAAAATACAGTCCAACTTCCAAGTAGACAGTGCTTTATTGTATTCAAGGATCAACTGAAAATAAATAGTCCACCATTCCCTTTTAGTTAGATCCATATGCCAGATTGAATGTTACATAATTCTCAATTACATTCATTACTTAAGAACCAAGGAGATTCCAAACTAGtagatgtatgtatgtatgtatacccGTCAATCAATATAAAACAAAGAAAACACAATAACCCAATGCTAATATTTAAGTTCAAATGAATGTAGGAAATGTACTTGAGATCATGTCACAGGGCTGTGTGAAATGACACAGACAGCCATATTCATTTGTCACATTTTCATAGAAAGGGGAAGAGTTCAAAAATAGTCTCCATTTCAAATGGGAAGGCTTCATCCTGTTTCCTTTACCGTTTCTTTGCTCAGGATTTGAGATAATATAATTGGCAGTATTAATGTACCTTGGAGCTCTACATTTCTAAAAGATTCTGTAATTGCTTATCAATATTCCTATATTATTACACAACAGACCGGTGCTTCTAAATCCCACATAAAAGGACGCAAATATATTCACAAATTAATCATACGGTTTCATCAGTACAATGGCACACAATGTGAACAATGTTTGATAACTGGTCGCTGGGCTTCAGAATGTGAATGTTCAGCATACCAATCTTTACAGGAATTCCTAAAAAAAAGGCACAAGCtattccccacccccccaaagaaATACTAATTTCAACCCATTTCATAAATACAAAATGTGTCCATATTGCAAGAGACAGAATGACACAAATGT belongs to Osmerus eperlanus chromosome 8, fOsmEpe2.1, whole genome shotgun sequence and includes:
- the ubr7 gene encoding putative E3 ubiquitin-protein ligase UBR7, whose amino-acid sequence is MAANEGDEATLSLVDVLEEDEELENEASAVLGGSDSEKCSYPEGHVKRQALYACNTCTPKGGEPAGVCLACSYKCHEGHDLFELYTKRNFRCDCGNSKFGQTECKLYSEKDPLNTDNKYSHNFFGLYCTCNRPYPDPEDHVEDEMIQCIVCEDWLHGRHLSRPVPECVELQEMVCESCMNKNAFLWIYAAHLEVPPVTKVSPGKVEEEVKTEGGQHSEEGKDGTEEASTSLTNHGEDMSKANGSSSCKRKHQELEVGSPSEAPECRLTELKSRGPEKTRTGAVFWPSAWRTKLCSCASCKRSYAEAGVSFLLDESDTVLAYENKGKTTEQERRGGAEGRDPLMSALDNLGRVQQLEIIHGYNDMKTELKDFLQRFAAEGKVVTPEDIRQFFEQQQSRKRRRANAGQYYCS
- the si:dkeyp-55f12.3 gene encoding uncharacterized protein si:dkeyp-55f12.3, producing the protein MELRGELKYRDGRKKELLIKTENSLPSLIVGIKKLNAEVSVLLTELVVQEKLNGGSDDQGDFEADDDGENDSDDEEEDTKIVIKAPVSEPPAKRSKSLRT